DNA sequence from the Moorena sp. SIOASIH genome:
TAGTACTTTTGTTCTTACAAAACTGACCGGCTCCCGGTCGAGTCTAGTAAGTGGGGGGAGTGCGATCGCACTGAATATAAAAAAATTATCCGTAGATCATATCAATCAACACCTGTATTATAATTAATAAAACATCTAAGGAGATTTGTATGAACGCAGAGTTCACCGCCATCATTGAGGCAGCAACAGAAGGAGGATATTGGGCGATTTATCCTGAAATTCCTGGTGCGAATGGTCAAGGATAAACGGTTGAAGAAGCAAAAGAAAGCTTGAAGAATGCAATTCAATTAATTTTTGAAGATCGTTTAGCTGATATTCGTCGAGGACTACCCAAAGAAGCAATCGAGGATAAAATTTCCATTTCCATTCCATGAAACGTAAAGAATTAGAAAAAAAGTTACGTAAGCATTCAGCCGTCAGCTGTCAGCTGTCAGCTTAAAATAAACCTCGTTCGCGTAGCGTGCGCCGTTCCCGTAGCATGCGAAACGATCGAATTTAATAGTTCGAGATTAATGAAAATTGAAAGTATGGAAGCCCATCTAAGCATATGCTGATAGCTGATAGCTGAATGCTTACCTCTTTGGATTAATCCTCAAACTGGAGTTACTGAAGCTGTACCACGACATACAGAAATCAAAGAATTTTTGGCACACAAAATCCTCAAAAACTTAAATGCCCAATAGTGCGATCGCCAAGTAAGCTGAATGCTGATAGCTGAATGCTTACGTTTATTTTAAGCTGACCGCTGACAGCTGACGGCTGAATACTTACGTACCTCACTCAATTTAGAACTGCTAAATCATTACAAGCTATCACCACCATCGGGCAATCCTTCAGGATTTTCCAGTTCCAAGATGTCTTCTCGATTTAGAACATCATCACTAATTTCAAGGATAGGATCTGTAGAATAAAGCTTGTTGTTGAGCAGATTTTTAATTTCTGTTTCACCCATAGACCTTCCTTGCTCAAAGAACCGTTGACTGCTATTGGTACTATCAACAAAGAAGCCAAATGACTGTTGCATAGATTTGAAGTCAGAGGGCAATGACTGAGCCTGGACATTAGAGATGATGCCAGCAGTTAAGGCTAGGACTGTCAAGGCTAGGGTTGTCTGTTGCCCAAACCTGCGGAGGATGTTAGTTAGGGTCGGTTTCATTTTTCCGCCCTCCTATCAATACTTATGTAGTTTTTCTATTACTATTATAGCGCAGAGAATAGGAAACAGGGAACAGGGAATAGGGAATAGTAGGAAAGAGAGACAAGGAGTTTTTGATGTTATTACAAATTAGCCTTGAAGGATTTAAGCAAAGTTTAACAAACAGTCTCTTAACGTTGCTTACTTAATTAAATCATTAAGCAACTAATTTATGGAATAGCTTAGCACACTAATTACAATAAAACCTATAGCAATTCTGATCACGAGTGAGATACACAGGATTTGTTACCTGTTCCCTTTTACCTTTTCTGAGTTCCCTGTTCCCGGTTTCGAGATCCGCTGTTCCCTAAAACCCGCTGGCGTAAGTACTTCAACCAATTGAGAACTGCTAAATCATTCTACGCTCTCACCATCATCGGGCAATTGTTCAGGATTTTCCAGTACCAATAGGTCTTCTAGAGGGACCATGTGATTTATGTACAACATTTGTACTAAAAGTCTTCCCCGCTCAGGTGTTTTAGCTTGTTCTGATAGTACATAGTTCATAGGTTTTGCAACTTTGACATGCACCCCTTCTAGATTTATGACCTCATCACTAATTTCAACGGGAGGATTTGTGGAGTAACGCTGGTTGTTGAGCAGATTTTTAATTTGGCTCTCCTAGGGTGGCTATGATAAATTAGTATAAAATAATCGCCATAGCCCTTACTAAGTAAGGTTTTGAGTAATTTAAAAATGCAATTTTAATAAAACTGTATTTTTAGTTGATTGAATCCCTTGCTATTTAAGGGGTTAAGCTCATTTAAACTACTCATTTACTATAATCAGTCTAGGAGAGCCTTTAATTTCTGTTTCAAACTGATGTCTTCCTTCCCCAAAGAACCGTTTACTACTATTTGTATTACCAAATAAGCCAGAGAAATTTTGGTTCAATTGGAAGTCACAGCGAAATGACTGAGCCTGGACATTAGAGGTGATGCCAAAAGTTAAGGAAACAACTGTCAAGGCTAGGGTGGTCTGTTTCCCAAACCTGGCAAGGATATTAGTTCGCCTTGGATTCATGATATTATATTAATTTTAAGCACCTACTAAAATAGAATCCAAGTATTTTGCTAGAAATTCCGGAATCTAGTCATAAAACTACACATTCAAGTAGGGTGGGAAAGTTCTCTGATCTAGAAGACTCAAAAGAACGAAACGGTTTTTGCCCACCCAACAAGCTAATCCTCTACTTAAATAAAATACTTTAGCACACTAATTACAATAAAACCTATAGCAATTCTCATCACGAGTGAGATACACAAGATTTTTTACCTGTTCCCTTTTATATCTCCTCTGTTCCCTGTTCCCTGTTCCCTGTTCCCTAAAAAAATGTACCTCACCCAATTTATAACTACTAAATCATTACAAACTATCACCAGCATCAGGCAATTGTTGAGGATTTTCCAGTTCCAATAGGTCTTCTCGATTTAGGACATCATCACTAATTTCAAGGATAGTATCTGTAGAAGAAAGCTTGTTGTTGAGCAGATTTTTAATTTCTGTTTCACCCATAGACATTCCTTGCTCAAAGAACCGTTGACTGCTATTTATAGTATTATCCAATATAGTATTATCCAATAAGTCAGATAACTGTTCGATAGATTTGAAGTCAGAGGGCAATGACTGAGCCTGGACATTAGAGATCATGCCAGCAGTTAAGGCTAAGACTGTCAAAGCTAGGGTTGTCTGTTTACCAAACCTGGGAAGGATATTAGTTAGGGTCGGATTCATGATGTGACATTAATTTTAAGCACCTACT
Encoded proteins:
- a CDS encoding type II toxin-antitoxin system HicB family antitoxin → MNAEFTAIIEAATEGGYWAIYPEIPGANGQG